A window of Drosophila subobscura isolate 14011-0131.10 chromosome E, UCBerk_Dsub_1.0, whole genome shotgun sequence contains these coding sequences:
- the LOC117891826 gene encoding protein kintoun produces MSTAAGKRNKHSKRHNEERADISKDEFEAFREALSKEEFRKLFFDYVDEVQDPENRKIYEQEITQLEKERGVDVKFVHPKPGFVVKTSIDGELKCFINIASSPEVARPNSVVGTNPETGSRGLSWSIPMAQTEGRDDFDAKNNYCKVFDVVFHPDALHLATRDSQFRKALIDTALDAVERAYEVALDRANLKYPKLAYKGIARPTVIRKLAANPTPEEQEPHPLEHMYPTKPPASNSEPKILPMKTQATPVPEFAVPKYSIKQSHDVDLSEYTDELDAKLHVTMPRSIVVEIELPLLRSTADCQLDVTAKSVYLLSERTGAKYRLKVDLPFTVDDKAGNARFDTDKRRLSITLPVVRKSFNQQRQMHDTLRFLSREDSGVELHSNSESPVEDNADGDIPELATHSDPPALAKSAFLNDSVHYQLPKFDCNVLDNAMSFVLDVPHVQPDSIVTLKAQRSVSLKFSTIGSGYYPTHYAFYMELPSADMEEYEEKHSIESIEAEAWDNNVIMKLFLGAESKAPPSYLAGLQANDLKEYQVYGHYKPKADENDGREPNPPRDVQIMRTKEAVVINVSPPLGTNTTEEDEEQQQQQKKPSKKQRKRNKKQRSYSESACEDMLVQQEDALGGKKDANTPNMPQRKQRSYSECNDSTIGNGNGNRGILKRFSRYGPRPSMSDSCSSIDDCGFSSHSCSVDASGSLFSQSFGGIPEEDQAEAGLSESCKKTVRFSDQIMKQVFRHDSSILGQRKKNQKRRNCKLRAEQRRLSEGDSADYEETRGTALKQGEPGSCNESNKLHDSGLDLTGAAANHRIDSNSQSYADADAKNDAMMFEMDDEENEI; encoded by the exons ATGTCAACTGCTGCCGGCAAACGTAATAAACACTCAAAGCGCCATAATGAAGAGCGTGCCGACATAAGCAAGGACGAGTTCGAGGCCTTCCGCGAGGCGCTTAGCAAAGAGGAGTTTCGCAAGCTGTTCTTCGATTATGTCGATGAGGTTCAGGACCCAGAGAACCGCAAGATCTACGAGCAGGAGATCAcgcagctggagaaggagcgGGGCGTTGATGTTAAATTCGTACACCCCAAGCCGGGATTTGTCGTGAAGACGTCCATTGACGGTGAGTTGAAATGCTTCATCAACATCGCCAGTTCGCCGGAGGTTGCCCGGCCCAACAGCGTGGTGGGCACGAATCCGGAGACGGGAAGTCGTGGCCTAAGCTGGTCCATACCCATGGCCCAGACGGAGGGTCGGGACGACTTTGATGCCAAGAACAACTACTGCAAGGTCTTTGATGTGGTATTCCATCCGGATGCCCTGCACCTGGCCACCCGTGACTCTCAGTTCCGGAAAGCTTTGATCGACACAGCGCTGGACGCAGTCGAGCGCGCGTACGAGGTTGCCCTGGACCGTGCCAATCTGAAGTATCCCAAGCTGGCCTACAAAGGCATTGCCCGACCCACTGTGATACGCAAGCTGGCCGCCAATCCCACACctgaggagcaggagccgcaTCCCCTCGAGCATATGTATCCCACGAAGCCGCCCGCCTCCAATTCAGAGCCCAAAATTCTGCCCATGAAAACCCAGGCAACACCTGTGCCAGAGTTCGCTGTGCCCAAGTATTCCATCAAGCAAAGCCACGACGTGGACCTGTCCGAGTACACCGATGAGCTCGATGCGAAGCTCCATGTGACCATGCCACGCTCAATCGTCGTGGAGATTGAGCTACCGCTGCTCCGATCCACTGCCGACTGCCAGCTGGATGTCACTGCCAAGTCTGTTTACCTGTTGAGCGAGCGAACCGGTGCCAAGTACCGCCTCAAGGTGGATCTGCCCTTCACCGTTGACGACAAGGCTGGCAATGCCCGCTTCGATACGGATAAGCGGCGCCTCAGCATCACCCTGCCCGTGGTGCGCAAGAGTTTTAATCAGCAGCGCCAGATGCACGACACACTGCGCTTCCTCAGCCGCGAGGACAGCGGTGTGGAGCTGCATTCCAACAGTGAATCCCCCGTGGAAGATAATGCCGATGGGGACATTCCTGAATTAG ccacacactctGATCCGCCTGCCCTAGCAAAAAGTGCGTTCTTGAACGATTCCGTGCACTATCAACTGCCCAAATTCGACTGCAATGTCCTGGACAATGCCATGTCCTTTGTTCTGGACGTGCCACACGTCCAGCCGGATTCCATCGTGACATTGAAGGCGCAGCGGAGCGTATCCTTGAAGTTTTCCACCATCGGCAGTGGCTACTATCCCACACACTATGCCTTCTACATGGAGCTGCCGTCGGCGGATATGGAGGAGTACGAGGAGAAGCACAGTATCGAAAGCATCGAAGCGGAGGCCTGGGACAACAATGTGATAATGAAGCTGTTCCTGGGTGCCGAAAGCAAGGCCCCACCGAGCTATCTGGCCGGTCTGCAAGCCAACGATCTCAAAGAGTATCAGGTCTACGGGCACTACAAGCCAAAGGCTGATGAAAATGATGGGCGCGAGCCCAACCCCCCGAGGGATGTTCAGATAATGCGAACGAAAGAGGCCGTGGTGATCAACGTAAGCCCCCCACTGGGCACCAACACCacggaggaggatgaggagcagcaacagcagcagaaaaagccaagcaaaaaacaacGCAAGCGCAACAAGAAGCAGCGCTCCTACTCGGAGTCTGCATGTGAGGACATGCTCGTTCAGCAGGAAGATGCATTGGGGGGTAAGAAGGATGCCAACACCCCCAATATGCCGCAGCGAAAGCAACGCAGCTACTCGGAGTGCAACGACAGCACcattggcaatggaaatggtaaCAGGGGTATTCTCAAGCGGTTCAGTCGCTACGGTCCCAGACCCTCCATGTCGgacagctgctcctccatcgATGACTGTGGCTTCTCCTCTCACTCGTGCTCTGTGGATGCCTCGGGCTCTCTGTTCTCGCAATCGTTTGGTGGCATTCCCGAGGAGGATCAGGCCGAGGCTGGCCTTTCGGAGAGCTGCAAGAAGACTGTTAGATTTAGTGACCAAATCATGAAGCAAGTGTTCAG ACACGACTCTAGCATCCTCGGTCAGCGTAAAAAGAATCAGAAGCGtcgcaattgcaaattgcgtGCCGAGCAGCGACGCCTCAGCGAGGGCGATTCGGCTGATTACGAGGAGACCCGTGGCACTGCCCTCAAG CAAGGGGAACCAGGCTCATGCAACGAAAGCAACAAACTGCACGATAGCGGACTGGATCTGACTGGAGCAGCTGCCAACCACCGCATCGACAGCAACTCGCAGTCCTACGCCGATGCTGATGCCAAGAATGATGCCATGATGTTTGAAATGGATGATGAAGAAAATGAAATCTAA